A single region of the Brachypodium distachyon strain Bd21 chromosome 3, Brachypodium_distachyon_v3.0, whole genome shotgun sequence genome encodes:
- the LOC100841654 gene encoding glutamyl-tRNA reductase 2: protein MMAGATSATAAAGAFAAGAKARGSAAAAAAAACPRVVAAGGRRRSGVVRCDAGVEAQAQAAAKAASIAALEQFKISADRYMKERSSIAVIGLSVHTAPVEMREKLAVAEELWPLAISELTSLNHIEEAAVLSTCNRMEIYVVALSWNRGIREVVDWMSKKSGIPASELREHLFMLRDSDATRHLFEVSSGLDSLVLGEGQILAQVKQVVRNGQNSGGLGKNIDRMFKDAITAGKRVRCETNISAGAVSVSSAAVELALMKLPKSECLSARMLLIGAGKMGKLVVKHLIAKGCKKVVVVNRSVERVDAIREEMKDIEIVYRPLTEMYEAAADADVVFTSTASEALLFTKEHAEALPPISLAMGGVRLFVDISVPRNVGACVSDVDHARVYNVDDLKEVVEANKEDRLRKAMEAQTIITQELKRFEAWRDSLETVPTIKKLRSYADRIRASELEKCLQKIGEDNLNKKMRRSIEELSTGIVNKLLHGPLQHLRCDGSDSRTLDETLENMHALNRMFSLDTEKAVLEQKIKAKVEKTQS, encoded by the exons ATGATGGCGGGAGCGACGTCAgccacggccgcggcgggcgcaTTCGCCGCGGGCGCCAAGGCGCGGGgttccgctgccgccgccgccgccgccgcctgcccgagggtcgttgccgccggcgggcggaggcggtcCGGCGTCGTGCGCtgcgacgccggcgtggaggcccaggcgcaggcggcggccaaGGCGGCCAGCATCGCCGCGCTCGAGCAGTTCAAGATCTCCGCCGACC GTTACATGAAGGAAAGGAGTAGCATAGCTGTAATAGGCCTCAGTGTACACACAGCACCAGTGGAAATGCGTGAAAAACTTGCTGTTGCAGAGGAACTATGGCCCCTTGCTATTTCAGAACTCACCAGTCTGAATCATATTGAAGAGGCTGCTGTTCTTAGTACCTGCAATAGAATGGAAATTTATGTGGTGGCTTTGTCGTGGAACCGTGGTATTAGAGAAGTAGTAGACTGGATGTCAAAG aaaagtgGAATCCCTGCTTCCGAGCTCAGGGAGCATCTCTTCATGTTGCGTGACAGTGATGCTACTCGCCATCTGTTTGAGGTATCATCTGGGCTTGACTCACTAGTTCTTGGAGAAGGACAGATCCTTGCTCAAGTTAAACAAGTTGTCAGGAATGGGCAAAACAGTGGAGGCTTGGGTAAGAACATTGATAGGATGTTCAAGGATGCAATCACAGCTGGAAAGCGTGTCCGCTGTGAGACAAACATATCAGCTGGTGCTGTGTCTGTGAGTTCAGCTGCGGTTGAGTTGGCCCTTATGAAGCTTCCAAAGTCTGAATGCTTGTCAGCTAGGATGCTTTTGATTGGTGCTGGCAAAATGGGCAAATTAGTGGTCAAACATTTGATTGCCAAAGGATGCAAGAAGGTTGTTGTGGTGAACCGCTCAGTGGAAAGGGTGGATGCCATTCGTGAAGAGATGAAAGACATCGAGATCGTGTACAGGCCTCTCACGGAGATGTATGAAGCAGCTGCTGACGCTGATGTTGTATTCACGAGCACCGCGTCTGAAGCCCTTTTGTTCACAAAGGAGCATGCAGAGGCCCTCCCTCCTATTTCTCTTGCTATGGGTGGTGTTCGGCTTTTTGTCGACATATCTGTCCCCAGAAATGTGGGAGCCTGTGTGTCTGATGTGGACCATGCACGAGTATACAATGTTGATGACTTGAAAGAGGTGGTGGAAGCCAACAAGGAAGACCGGCTCAGGAAAGCAATGGAGGCCCAAACAATCATTACCCAAGAACTGAAACGGTTCGAGGCATGGAGGGACTCGCTGGAGACCGTTCCGACCATCAAAAAGCTGAGGTCCTATGCTGACAGGATCAGGGCATCCGAGCTGGAGAAGTGCTTGCAGAAGATCGGAGAAGACAACCTCAACaagaagatgagaagatccaTCGAGGAGCTCAGCACCGGCATAGTTAACAAACTCCTTCACGGCCCGTTGCAGCACCTGAGATGTGATGGCAGCGACAGCCGCACCCTGGACGAGACGCTTGAAAACATGCATGCCCTCAACAGAATGTTCAGTCTTGACACCGAGAAGGCGGTCCTTGAGCAGAAGATCAAGGCGAAGGTAGAGAAGACCCAAAGCTGA